CAATAACTTCAATTGGGATACCTCTTTGAACCTCCTCCCCTAAACAGTCCCGGCACGCAGCGCTCAACATGTGAACCAGAAAGTGACTATGACCTTTATTCGCATCCACCCTTGCAGTGGGTTCTCTGGTGCTAATTTTGCTGGCTGTGGGTCATGGCGGTGCTGCACAACTGTTGGCAAGTGTTTTTGCAGGCAGCGCCGCAATTTCACGAGGCACCGCCATGATCCGTGACATGGTGCATGGCCGCTGGGGATGTGTTGCTGATCCGGCCCGCCGAAGTGGTTCCCGTCGATGGTCACCTCTTGTCAACCGCGGCGTCCTTTGATTAATCTGCCATTACGGGCGAGAGCTTGCCGGTGGAACTGGGACACGGCGATGGCATCCTTAGCCGTTCCGTCAACGGGCCGATAGCTGTCCGGATTGAAGCTACTGCAACGGCTGACGATTCCCAATACAGCCGCATTGTGGCGCTCGTGCAGGGTGCGGCCAGTAGCCGCGCCCCAGGGGTCCGGCTGGCAGACCGCTATGCAGTGCCGTTCACCCTGTTGTCCTTCGTGATAGCAGGTGTCGCCCGGCGGACAACGTCACGATCGTGCAGAGCATTCTCCAACGGCCTGTCATTATGGTTGGCGACGGCATCAATGACGCCCCTGTCCTGGCTGCAGCTGACGCAGGTGTGGCCATGGGAGCCAAAGGGTCCGCCGCGGCCAGTGAATCCGCCCTATGTGGTGATCATGGTGGACAACCTCTCAAAGGTGGCCAGCGCCGTCCGCACACGGGCCCACTTGAGTGCAGCACAATACCCCGGGTCTCTCGGTTCTGACATGATGCGAGACGCCCTGAGGACTTTGTACCCTTGTTGGCCAATAGTGAGTAAGGCAGGATGGCAGGAGCATAATCATGCATTGCCGAACATTGTGCAAAAAGATTCCCCAGCGGGAACTACAGCTACGGAGGGAAGACGATGAACAGGCTAGCTACCTCCGACCCACGAAAGATCGCCACTGCCACGACACCGATCACCGTTTTTATCCTCGACGATCACGAACTGGTTAGACGGGGGCTCAAAGAACTACTGGAAGGTGAGGGCTTCAAAGTTATTGGGTCTACCGGCTCCGCTCTTGAAGCAACCAGGCGCATCCCAGCCCTGCATCCTGACGTTTCAGTATTGGATGCCCGGCTTCCCGATGGCACGGGCATAGAAGTCTGCCGTGATGTCCGGTCTGTAGATCCAACGCTGCAATGCTTGATTCTCACTAGTTACGACGACGAACAAGCGCTGCGTGGCGCTGTTCTTGCTGGCGCCTCAGGCTATGTGCTGAAGGAAATTGACGGCACGGATCTGCTGACGTCCCTGCGCCGCACTGCCAAGGGCGAAACGCTCTTCAAACCCGACGTCATGGCGAAAGTAGTTCAGGGCCTTGCCGAGCCTGAACGGACGGATCCTAGAATCTCCGCCCTGACCCCGCAGGAAGGGCGCGTACTCAAACTCATTGGGCGCGGATTGACCAATCGAGAAATTGGCAGTGAAATGTTTCTGGCCGAGAAGACCGTCAAGAACTATGTGTCCTCGCTGCTGGCAAAACTGGGTTTCGAACGACGCACTCAGGCTGCCATTTTCATTACAGATACACGATGGCAGGCCTCTGACTTCCGTCAATGAGCATCTTCTGCAGGCACACTCCAGATCAA
The Arthrobacter alpinus genome window above contains:
- a CDS encoding response regulator, which produces MNRLATSDPRKIATATTPITVFILDDHELVRRGLKELLEGEGFKVIGSTGSALEATRRIPALHPDVSVLDARLPDGTGIEVCRDVRSVDPTLQCLILTSYDDEQALRGAVLAGASGYVLKEIDGTDLLTSLRRTAKGETLFKPDVMAKVVQGLAEPERTDPRISALTPQEGRVLKLIGRGLTNREIGSEMFLAEKTVKNYVSSLLAKLGFERRTQAAIFITDTRWQASDFRQ